One Tursiops truncatus isolate mTurTru1 chromosome 3, mTurTru1.mat.Y, whole genome shotgun sequence DNA segment encodes these proteins:
- the WDR55 gene encoding WD repeat-containing protein 55 isoform X2: protein MDRTCEERPAEDGRDEEDPDSTEAPARIRDTPEDIVLDAPASGLAFHPARDLLAAGDVDGDVFVFSYSCQEGETKEHWSSGHHLKSCRAVVFSEDGQKLVTVSKDKAIHFLDVELGRLQRRISKAHSAPINSLLLVDENVLATGDDTGGIRLWDQRKEGPLMDMRQHEEYIADMALDPAKKLLLTASGDGCLGVFNIRRRRFELLSEPQSGDLTSVTLMKCGKKVACGSSEGTIYLFNWDGFGATSDRFALRAESIDCMVPVTESLLCTGSTDGVIRAVNILPNRVVGSVGQHAGEPVEKLALSHCGRFLASSGHDQRLKFWDMAQLRALVVDDYRRRKKKGGPLRALSSKAWSTDDFFAGLREEGEDATAQEEEETEDDSD from the exons ATGGACCGCACATGTGAGGAGAGGCCCGCAGAGGATGGGAGAGACGAGGAGGACCCCGACTCCACGGAAGCCCCAGCCCGGATCCGGGACACTCCGGAAGATATCGTGCTGGACGCTCCGGCCAGTGGACTGGCGTTCCATCCGGCCCGCGATCTCCTGGCGGCTGGGGACGTGGACGGGGACGTGTTCGT CTTTTCCTACTCCTGCCAAGAGGGAGAAACCAAGGAGCACTGGTCCTCAGGTCACCACCTCAAGTCCTGCCGAGCCGTTGTCTTCTCTGAAGATGGGCAGA aacTTGTTACTGTGTCCAAGGACAAAGCCATCCATTTTCTAGATGTGGAGCTGGGACGACTGCAAAGACGCATTTCCAAGGCTCACAG TGCCCCCATCAACAGCCTGCTGCTGGTGGATGAGAATGTTCTGGCAACTGGGGATGACACAGGTGGCATCCGCCTCTGGGACCAGCGGAAGGAGGGCCCCTTAATGGATATGCGGCAGCATGAGGAGTACATTGCTGACATGGCTCTGGACCCAGCCAAGAAGCTGCTGCTGACAGCCAG CGGAGATGGCTGCCTTGGTGTCTTCAACATCAGACGACGCCGGTTCGAGTTGCTCTCCGAGCCTCAGTCTGGAGACCTGACCTCTGTCACACTTATGAAA TGTGGGAAGAAGGTGGCCTGTGGCTCCAGTGAAGGTACCATCTACCTCTTCAACTGGGATGGCTTTGGGGCCACAAGTGACCGCTTTGCCCTGAGAGCTGAGTCCATTGACTGCATGGTTCCAGTCACTGAGAGTCTGCTGTGTACCGGCTCCACTGATGGAGTCATCAG ggCTGTCAACATCCTGCCAAACCGAGTGGTGGGCAGTGTGGGCCAACATGCCGGGGAACCTGTGGAGAAGCTAGCCCTCTCCCACTGTGGCCGCTTCCTGGCCAGCAGTGGCCATGACCAGCGCCTCAAGTTTTGGGACATGGCCCAGCTGCGGGCTTTGGTGGTGGATGACTACCGCCGGCGCAAGAAAAAGGGAGGGCCACTACGGGCGCTGAGCAGCAAGGCCTGGAGCACGGATGACTTCTTTGCAGgactgagggaggagggagaggacgcCACAgctcaggaggaggaggagactgaggatGACAGTGACTGA
- the WDR55 gene encoding WD repeat-containing protein 55 isoform X1 has protein sequence MDRTCEERPAEDGRDEEDPDSTEAPARIRDTPEDIVLDAPASGLAFHPARDLLAAGDVDGDVFVFSYSCQEGETKEHWSSGHHLKSCRAVVFSEDGQKLVTVSKDKAIHFLDVELGRLQRRISKAHRCSKKFCICVSSAPINSLLLVDENVLATGDDTGGIRLWDQRKEGPLMDMRQHEEYIADMALDPAKKLLLTASGDGCLGVFNIRRRRFELLSEPQSGDLTSVTLMKCGKKVACGSSEGTIYLFNWDGFGATSDRFALRAESIDCMVPVTESLLCTGSTDGVIRAVNILPNRVVGSVGQHAGEPVEKLALSHCGRFLASSGHDQRLKFWDMAQLRALVVDDYRRRKKKGGPLRALSSKAWSTDDFFAGLREEGEDATAQEEEETEDDSD, from the exons ATGGACCGCACATGTGAGGAGAGGCCCGCAGAGGATGGGAGAGACGAGGAGGACCCCGACTCCACGGAAGCCCCAGCCCGGATCCGGGACACTCCGGAAGATATCGTGCTGGACGCTCCGGCCAGTGGACTGGCGTTCCATCCGGCCCGCGATCTCCTGGCGGCTGGGGACGTGGACGGGGACGTGTTCGT CTTTTCCTACTCCTGCCAAGAGGGAGAAACCAAGGAGCACTGGTCCTCAGGTCACCACCTCAAGTCCTGCCGAGCCGTTGTCTTCTCTGAAGATGGGCAGA aacTTGTTACTGTGTCCAAGGACAAAGCCATCCATTTTCTAGATGTGGAGCTGGGACGACTGCAAAGACGCATTTCCAAGGCTCACAG GTGCTCGAAGAAGTTCTGTATCTGTGTCTCTAGTGCCCCCATCAACAGCCTGCTGCTGGTGGATGAGAATGTTCTGGCAACTGGGGATGACACAGGTGGCATCCGCCTCTGGGACCAGCGGAAGGAGGGCCCCTTAATGGATATGCGGCAGCATGAGGAGTACATTGCTGACATGGCTCTGGACCCAGCCAAGAAGCTGCTGCTGACAGCCAG CGGAGATGGCTGCCTTGGTGTCTTCAACATCAGACGACGCCGGTTCGAGTTGCTCTCCGAGCCTCAGTCTGGAGACCTGACCTCTGTCACACTTATGAAA TGTGGGAAGAAGGTGGCCTGTGGCTCCAGTGAAGGTACCATCTACCTCTTCAACTGGGATGGCTTTGGGGCCACAAGTGACCGCTTTGCCCTGAGAGCTGAGTCCATTGACTGCATGGTTCCAGTCACTGAGAGTCTGCTGTGTACCGGCTCCACTGATGGAGTCATCAG ggCTGTCAACATCCTGCCAAACCGAGTGGTGGGCAGTGTGGGCCAACATGCCGGGGAACCTGTGGAGAAGCTAGCCCTCTCCCACTGTGGCCGCTTCCTGGCCAGCAGTGGCCATGACCAGCGCCTCAAGTTTTGGGACATGGCCCAGCTGCGGGCTTTGGTGGTGGATGACTACCGCCGGCGCAAGAAAAAGGGAGGGCCACTACGGGCGCTGAGCAGCAAGGCCTGGAGCACGGATGACTTCTTTGCAGgactgagggaggagggagaggacgcCACAgctcaggaggaggaggagactgaggatGACAGTGACTGA
- the IK gene encoding protein Red, which translates to MPERDSEPFSNPLAPDGHDVDDPHSFHQSKLTNEDFRKLLMTPRAAPASAPPSKSRHHEMPREYNEDEDPAARRRKKKSYYAKLRQQEIERERELAEKYRDRAKERRDGVNKDYEETELISTTANYRAVGPTAEADKSAAEKRRQLIQESKFLGGDMEHTHLVKGLDFALLQKVRAEIASKEKEEEELMEKPQKETKKDEDPENKIEFKTRLGRNVYRMLFKSKAYERNELFLPGRMAYVVDLDDEYADTDIPTTLIRSKADCPTMEAQTTLTTNDIVISKLTQILSYLRQGTRNKKLKKKDKGKMEEKKPPEADMNIFEDIGDYVPSTTKTPRDKERERYRERERDRERDRDRDRERERDRERERDREREEEKKRHSYFEKPKVDDEPMDVDKGPGSAKELIKSINEKFAGSAGWEGTESLKKPEDKKQLGDFFGMCNSYAECYPATMDDMAVDSDEEVDYSKMDQGNKKGPLGRWDFDTQEEYSEYMNNKEALPKAAFQYGIKMSEGRKTRRFKETNDKAELDRQWKKISAIIEKRKKMEADGVEVKRPKY; encoded by the exons ATGCCGGAGCGAGATA GCGAGCCGTTCTCCAACCCTTTGGCCCCAGATGGCCATGATGTGGACGATCCTCACTCCTTCCACCA ATCAAAACTCACCAATGAAGACTTCAGGAAACTTCTCATGACCCCAAGGGCTGCACCTGCTTCTGCACCACCCTCTAAGTCACGTCAccatga gaTGCCAAGGGAGTACAATGAGGATGAAGATCCAGCTGCacgaaggagaaaaaagaaaag TTATTATGCCAAACTTCGCCAACAagaaattgagagagaaagagaactagCAGAGAAGTACCGGGACCGTGCCAAGGAACGGCGGGATGGAGTGAACAAAgattatgaggaaactgagctgaTCAGCACCACAGCTAACTACAGGGCTGTGGGCCCCACTGCTGAGGC GGACAAATCAGCTGCAGAGAAGAGAAGACAGTTGATCCAGGAGTCCAAATTTTTGGGTGGTGACATGGAACACACCCATTTGGTGAAAGGCTTGGATTTTGCTCTGCTTCAGAAG GTACGAGCTGAAATTGCcagcaaagagaaagaggaggaagaactgATGGAAAAGCCCCAGAAGGAAACCAA gAAAGATGAGGatcctgaaaataaaatagaatttaaaacacGTTTGG gCCGAAATGTTTACCGCATGCTCTTCAAGAGCAAAGCATATGAGCGGAATGAGCTGTTTCTTCCAGGCCGCATGGCCTATGTGGTAGACCTGGATGATGAGTATGCTGACACTGACATCCCCACTACTCTCATCCGCAGCAAAGCTGATTGCCCCACCATGGAG GCCCAGACCACACTGACCACAAATGACATTGTCATCAGCAAGCTCACCCAGATCCTTTCCTACCTGAGGCAGGGTACCCGCAACAAGAAGctcaaaaagaaagataaag ggaaaatggaagagaagaaacCCCCTGAGGCTGACATGAA TATATTTGAAGACATTGGGGATTATGTGCCCTCCACAACCAAGACACCGCGAGACAAGGAGCGGGAGAGATACCGGGAACGGGAGCGTGAtcgggagagagacagagaccgtGACAGAGAGCGAGAACGCGATCGAGAGCGGGAGCGGGAccgagagagagaagaagagaagaagaggcACAGCTACTTTGAGAAGCCAAAAGTGGACGATGAG cCCATGGATGTTGACAAAG GACCCGGATCCGCCAAGGAGCTGATCAAGTCGATCAATGAAAAGTTTGCTGGATCTGCTGGCTGGGAAGGCACTGAATC GCTGAAGAAGCCAGAAGACAAGAAGCAGCTGGGAGATTTCTTTGGCATGTGCAATAGCTATGCTGAGTGCTACCCAGCCAC GATGGATGACATGGCTGTGGACAGTGACGAGGAGGTGGATTATAGCAAAATGGACCAG GGTAACAAGAAAGGCCCTTTAGGCCGCTGGGACTTTGATACCCAGGAGGAATACAGCGAGTATATGAACAACAAGGAGGCTTTGCCCAA ggcTGCATTTCAGTATGGCATCAAGATGTCTGAAGGGCGTAAAACCAGGCGCTTTAAGGAAACCAATGACAAAGCAGAGCTTGATCGCCAATGGAAAAAGATTAGTGCG ATCattgagaagaggaagaagatggaaGCCGATGG GGTTGAAGTGAAAAGACCAAAATACTAA
- the DND1 gene encoding LOW QUALITY PROTEIN: dead end protein homolog 1 (The sequence of the model RefSeq protein was modified relative to this genomic sequence to represent the inferred CDS: inserted 1 base in 1 codon), producing the protein MQSKRECELWCERVNPENKAALEAWVRETGIRLVQVNGQRKYGGPPPGWVGSPPPAGSEVFIGRLPQDVYEHQLIPLFQRVGRLYEFRLMMTFSGLNRGFAYARYSSRRGAQAAIATLHNHPLRPSCPLLVCRSTEKCELSVDGLPPGLSRQALLLALQPLGPGLQEALLLPSPGPAPAQIALLKFSSHRAAAMAKKALVEGQSRLCGEQVAVEWLKPDLKQRLRQQLKCPSLQCLQPEGSQVALARDKGLESQGARAALQLLCQRMKLGSPLFLTKCLGTSSGWHRFWYQVVIPGHPVPFSGLIWVVLAPSGQDGHEVAKDAVSARLLEAXESGASLQRSAAAEAGGTMVQQ; encoded by the exons ATGCAGTCCAAGCGGGAGTGTGAG CTGTGGTGTGAGAGGGTGAATCCAGAGAACAAGGCGGCGCTGGAGGCGTGGGTCAGGGAGACGGGCATCCGCCTGGTGCAGGTGAACGGGCAGAGGAAGTATGGCGGGCCACCCCCAG gaTGGGTGGGCAGCCCGCCGCCGGCCGGGTCAGAAGTGTTTATCGGGCGGCTGCCCCAGGATGTGTACGAGCACCAGCTGATCCCACTGTTCCAGCGCGTGGGCCGCCTCTACGAGTTCCGCCTGATGATGACCTTCAGCGGCCTGAACCGCGGCTTCGCTTACGCCCGCTACAGCTCGCGACGCGGCGCCCAGGCCGCCATCGCCACGCTGCACAACCACCCGCTGCGGCCGTCCTGCCCGCTGCTCGTGTGCCGCAGCACCGAGAAGTGCGAGCTGAGTGTGGACGGCTTGCCGCCGGGCCTGAGCCGCCAAGCGCTGCTGCTCGCGCTGCAGCCGCTGGGGCCCGGCCTGCAGGAGGCGCTGCTGTTGCCCAGCCCTGGGCCGGCGCCCGCGCAGATCGCACTGCTCAAGTTCAGCTCGCACCGCGCCGCGGCCATGGCCAAAAAGGCCCTGGTGGAAG GGCAGTCACGCCTCTGTGGAGAACAGGTGGCCGTGGAGTGGCTTAAGCCAGACCTGAAGCAGCGACTCCGCCAGCAGCTCAAGTGTCCGTCTCTACAGTGCCTACAGCCAGAGGGCAGCCAAGTAGCCCTGGCCAGGGACAAGGGGCTGGAGTCCCAAGGGGCTCGGGCTGCCCTGCAGCTGCTATGCCAACGGATGAAGTTGGGCAGCCCACTGTTCCTCACCAAGTGTTTGGGCACAAGTTCTGGCTGGCACCGATTCTGGTACCAGGTGGTGATCCCTGGGCATCCAGTGCCCTTCAGTGGCCTCATTTGGGTTGTGCTGGCCCCCAGTGGGCAGGATGGGCATGAGGTGGCCAAGGATGCTGTGTCTGCAAGGCTGCTGGAGG CTGAGTCTGGGGCCAGCCTCCAGCGGTCTGCTGCGGCTGAGGCAGGAGGTACCATGGTTCAGCAGTGA